The genomic DNA aaaatatttatgtacatatatatataagatacTGCATAAACATTACagcatattattttatcgtataaatattacgtaaaattatattttattacaatattttttaatattaaaagtatgAAAAATACTTTactacaattatttttatattatatttttttttattattaatatttctatagaactagtaaattttttttttcaaaaaaaaaaaaaaatattaattttattcagaaaatttttttttagtaatatgtatatatataaaatatacttttttatatttttaaaaaattataatactcaatttataataatacgaagcaaaaatatgaaaCTGCTAAATTGGATTGAAtgtttttaacatataagaattttttaaataattttattacagTAATGGAACTTGTAAAATAACAGTGATTAAAAGTTCTACATACCCTTAGGGTATATATCCACAAGTTAGCTTATAATTTGTGACAAGAAAGaaattgtcttttttttttttttttccttgatGTTATGCTATTATATGCTTTATAATAACGGATgataaataacaataaataattataaattaatgtttaaatattatgtacaaaaatttatgtttacTATTAGGAAATACTGCATATAAGTTAATGCTGTATTtctaatatatgtttatgtatccATTTTAATGCACATATATTcagtattttaaatatataaaataaaaagttctACTACGAAAGTagtccttttattttatatattttttctgaaaAGTGTTAATAGGAAAAATTTAGAATTGTTCTGTTAAActgttacatatatatatatatatatatatatatatatatatatatatatattttatttttattaataaaatttacttcactaaaaattattgtatttgatgtttctttttttataaagtatAATGGAGATATACACCAAAATgttcttaattttaattttctttgtatactttatatttgtattttatttatgatatttaatattattaaaaaaaacaataataaaataaaaatatcaaaataaacTGTACCTATGTATCATTACCTTGCAAATTTacaatgtattttttatctgtGTAAGGATATTATGagattaaaaaatttcaacgtgaaatgaaaaatgaaaattttcattttacttaGAACTGCAGTAtttatactttatatatatatatattattatttgaatagCAAGGTATAGTGAAATATTCCCAAAACTTtgctttatattatttgcaACGTcgtgttatataatttatgtatgtatatgtatatatatgtataaatgtgtatGTTTATGAGAAAATGCAgttaataagtatataaatatatcacattatagataataaaaatgttttttcttctttgtAGTTTTTCTTTGATAAATATTTGGATTATAAGAATTGTGCAGATAGTATATCAGTCTCAAGAAATTATAGATTATTTTCAGAacataagaataaaaaaaaaaatttaaaaactaaaaaagagaaatcaGAAAAAgcagataataataaaggaaaTGATAATGCTAAATtgataaataatgaaaattcaaAAACAAAAGACAAAGAAtcagacaaaaaaaaaatagatgcACGAACTAATCATTTTGCATTAATAGataattttttggaaaatcGTGTAAATGCAGCAATAACTAGTctacataaatttaaaacatgTTCTGATCCTACTTTAAAATCGGATTTAAAAGTTGAAGTATTAAGGAATTACATGATAATATTTGGTGGTCCAATAGCATTTATGGTGGTAACAATTATAGATGGTGTTATTGAATGCGTTTCTGGTAAATTTCTTGGAATTTCATTGGTGTCTGGTATATTATGCATTTTAAAGGTTCTCTATGTGTTCATAAAGTTCAAAAAATGTTCAAAACAGTTAGAAGAACAAAGAAAGGTAATCATGGAAAATCCTAAAATGTGGGAAGAGGAGGAAAAAAGGCAGAAGGAGGAGGAGGAAAAAAGGCGGAAATTGAAGGAGTTGATATGTCAGAAGAAGAGAGAGAGACAAATATGGAAAGAagagatgaaaaaaagaaagaagaaggAGAAGGAGAAGCAGAAATGGCTGAAagagatgaaaaaaaaaattaagaagaaggattggaaaaaatttttagtgcctagttatttattatatacaattctctccaaaaaaatattttacatgtaACTAATAAagttattctttatatttaatttaattatgatCTTAAAAAAACCTCTTATATgaaaatcatttttattattgcatactatataacatattatatatatatttttacacaatattaaaaaaatatatgtttactatttataacagtttgaatatttatatattttttttagtattataatattttgatttGATGTTTTAGTGTTTTGCTTtaacacatttatatattagatatatacaaattttttttgttttaaaaaaatgtcaaTTTGATCTTGTTTAGTACTGAAAACAATAAGATGTGCTTTATAcacaaaaattatgtttatgCATATCTTACGTAAATttgtattaatgtatatatgtgttctttcaatttaatatataaaatccACAGTAACACagctttatttattaatgtaatacaaatttttaatgataatactttttattatttttttttattggttTGATtgtttaaatatgtttttaaatatattataaattatatttaatttaaatatatgattttcttcatttaataaaactaaatGCTTAGTATTCtattaatttgtatatattttttatttaaaactgaacttaaaaaatgatctttgtaaaaaaattagtattataaaattatatttcaaaaattacaaataagtatatttttaatgaatttttacatttgttttgtttaattttataagtataaaattatCCATACAcacaataattattatactgTTAATGAATTATTAGTGGAATATCAGTTTTAGAATTCATAAAGCttcttataattatattaaggaatataagttttttat from Plasmodium brasilianum strain Bolivian I chromosome 10, whole genome shotgun sequence includes the following:
- a CDS encoding hypothetical protein (Plasmodium exported protein), whose translation is MKIFILLRTAFFFDKYLDYKNCADSISVSRNYRLFSEHKNKKKNLKTKKEKSEKADNNKGNDNAKLINNENSKTKDKESDKKKIDARTNHFALIDNFLENRVNAAITSLHKFKTCSDPTLKSDLKVEVLRNYMIIFGGPIAFMVVTIIDGVIECVSGKFLGISLVSGILCILKVLYVFIKFKKCSKQLEEQRKVIMENPKMWEEEEKRQKEEEEKRRKLKELICQKKRERQIWKEEMKKRKKKEKEKQKWLKEMKKKIKKKDWKKFLVPSYLLYTILSKKIFYM